The Posidoniimonas polymericola genome includes a window with the following:
- a CDS encoding efflux RND transporter periplasmic adaptor subunit, translating to MTEVAKKVGQYVVLIVITVFACGVMWYVSSRGAGVHDEGAGVARPAVAARSKALVSVAAIRPEVTELTVKQSGKIRAWEDYSLGFETAGRVLELGLNDRGEPLDEGDQVQAGQMLARLDDRIYAARRAEAVANLEQAASDLRRDRRLFEQGRGALTEAEYQDTLTRQAVAKAQLEVATKNLEDSVLVSPVNGTISRRMIEAGESVAAHSTVFEVVENDNLLLVVDVPESRVRELEARMREVRQASSDNRTTDPEEKVFRARVHLEGRDAFGNRPPAIDAEVHQIAQVADDRTKLFEVEVRIDNSERLLRPGMVATAELVTKRILAYRVPDVAVMFRGGAAFLFTVREEPTPVEALFWQVGQADLRVANRVDLDQWVDQGEAIIVPAENLELRPVVTRGQQRLTDGQFVRVVNPDALHGASDADATASLPARGPAVASPEVK from the coding sequence GTGACAGAAGTCGCCAAGAAAGTTGGCCAATACGTCGTGCTGATCGTGATCACGGTCTTTGCGTGCGGCGTGATGTGGTACGTCAGTTCCCGTGGCGCCGGCGTGCACGACGAGGGCGCGGGCGTCGCCCGGCCGGCGGTCGCGGCCCGTTCCAAGGCGTTGGTGAGCGTGGCGGCAATCCGGCCGGAGGTCACCGAGCTGACCGTCAAGCAGAGCGGCAAGATCCGCGCGTGGGAGGACTACTCCCTGGGCTTTGAAACCGCCGGCCGCGTGCTCGAGCTCGGCCTCAACGACCGCGGCGAGCCGCTCGACGAGGGCGATCAGGTCCAGGCCGGGCAGATGCTGGCCCGGCTCGACGACCGGATCTACGCCGCCCGCCGGGCCGAGGCGGTCGCCAACCTCGAGCAGGCCGCGTCCGACCTCCGCCGCGACCGCCGCTTGTTCGAGCAGGGCCGCGGGGCCCTCACCGAGGCCGAGTACCAGGACACCCTCACCCGCCAGGCGGTCGCCAAGGCGCAGCTCGAGGTCGCGACCAAGAACCTCGAAGACAGCGTGCTCGTCTCCCCGGTGAACGGCACCATCTCCCGGCGGATGATCGAGGCCGGCGAGTCGGTCGCCGCCCATTCGACCGTCTTCGAGGTGGTCGAGAACGACAACCTATTGCTAGTGGTCGACGTGCCGGAGTCGCGGGTCCGCGAGCTCGAGGCCCGCATGCGTGAGGTCCGCCAGGCCAGCAGCGACAACCGCACCACCGACCCCGAAGAGAAGGTGTTCCGCGCCCGGGTGCACCTCGAGGGCCGCGACGCCTTCGGCAACCGCCCGCCGGCGATCGACGCCGAGGTGCACCAAATCGCGCAGGTGGCCGACGACCGCACCAAGCTGTTCGAGGTCGAGGTCCGCATCGACAACAGCGAGCGGCTGCTGCGGCCCGGCATGGTCGCTACCGCCGAGTTGGTGACCAAGCGGATCCTGGCCTACCGGGTGCCCGACGTCGCGGTGATGTTCCGCGGCGGCGCCGCGTTCCTGTTCACCGTCCGCGAGGAGCCGACCCCGGTCGAGGCCCTCTTCTGGCAGGTCGGCCAGGCCGACCTGCGGGTCGCCAACCGGGTCGACCTCGATCAGTGGGTCGACCAGGGCGAGGCGATTATCGTGCCGGCCGAGAACCTCGAGCTCCGTCCGGTCGTGACGCGTGGGCAGCAGCGGCTGACCGACGGGCAGTTTGTGCGGGTGGTCAACCCCGACGCGCTGCACGGCGCCTCAGACGCCGACGCCACCGCCAGCCTGCCGGCCCGTGGCCCGGCCGTCGCGTCCCCCGAAGTCAAGTAG